The DNA region ACGGCGTTGGAAAAATCGGCGCCGTTGAACACCGAATTCGACATCTTGGCGCCGGCGAGGATGCGCCCCGAGAGGTCGCAATCCTCGCACACCCCGCCATAAGCCGGTGAAAGCGCGATGCGTGTCGAGCCGCCGAACGGCCAGAACGCGAGCGCCTGGCCGCCAAACGCAACGGTCAGCGCAGCGCCCGCGATGGCGAGGAGGCGGAATTGTGTCAACACGTGGACGCGGATAGGTCCGCCCAAGTGTTCGCGCCAGTGAAAAGTGGGTAAGCGAGGATTGTTACTTATTGTTTCAAGCCGTGCGCGCCAGTCTAACCTGTGGGCAATGTGGATGTTGCGGCTCCGCAAGAAGTATTCGCATTAGCCGGCAAGTCGCAGGTTTGCGTGGGGCCGATAGTGCGCCAACCCGTTCGGTTACGGGCGTGCGGAGTGGCTCACGCCGCAGGATAAACAATTTCGGCGCAATACGATTGGCGCATAGAGATTTGTGGCGAGGTGATGCAGGGGCTCTTTGCATTTCCAGCAGCGCGCGTTGAAGGCGTAGACTAGCAAGAATGTGGGCCAGGCGCCCCAAATGCCAACCGCAACGGCCGATGCCCCGGTCGCTTCGAGCGCCATCCCCAGATACGCAGCGCCGATGAATACGGGCAGCGTGGCTGCAATTAATGCGTAGCCGATCCAAATGCGCGCGCTGTTGGACATGCCCTAGCTTAGTCGCGCGTAGAGCCGACGCCTAGCCGCCGCTGGCCTCGCCTGTCGCGCCGCAGGCGGCGCATTTGCCGGAGTGTTCGACGGTGAAGTGGCCGCAAGCGCCGCAGGGCTCGTTGCGATAGCCGGTGGCGGCTGGGCGCGCGGGCGCTGCCGCCGGCTTCTCGTCGCGACGATCGCGGGTCTCGGCAGCGCGTGGGCGCAGCATCACGAGATTGTCGGGCGATGCGCCACGGGCGAAGCCGCGCGAGATGAGGCGTGCGGCGCTTTCGGCGTCTTGCGCGTGCTTGGAGAGGCCGTCGCTGCGCGCTTCGAATGGATCGACCTGCGCGAGATCGGCGCGGCCGAGATACGAGACCGCGAGTTCGCGGAAGATGTAGTCGAGGATCGATGTCGCGTGGCGGATCGTGTCGTTGCCGCGCACTTCGCCGGCGGGTTCGAAGCGCGTGAACAGGAACGCGTCGACATATTCTTCGAGCGGCACGCCATATTGCAGGCCGATCGAGATTGAGATCGCGAAATTGTTCATCAGTGAACGGAAGGACGCGCCTTCCTTGTGCAGATCGATGAAGATTTCGCCGAGTTCGCCATCGTCATATTCGCCGGTGTGCAAATAGACTTTGTGACCTCCGACTTGCGATTTTTGGATGTATCCTTTGCGGCGTTCCGGTAAGCGGCGACGGCCTTTGAAGGCAGGCGCTTCGCTGACGGAGAGTGTGGCTGGCGACGGAACGGCGATCGTTTGCGGCGCTGCCGGCGCGGCTTGCGCGGCCGGCCGGGCTTCCTCGGCGACATCTTCTTCCAGCGCCGGAAGCGTTAGCGTGATCGGCGGCGCTTCGGCGCGGATGTTGATGAGCGCAACGCCCGCGGCTTGTGCTGCTTTAAGCAATTCGGCGCGGCGTTCGGCCCCCGCTTCACCGAGCGCGATGTCGAGCGCGGTGCGTGCGTAGGGCGCTGTCGCGGCGGCCATGGCGATGCGCGCATCCGGCGCGATGTCGCGGTCGCTGGCGAAGATCGCGGCATGCGCGTCGGCAAGGGTCGGTGCGCCTTTGAGATCGCCCGCGCCCATACAGAAGGCTTCGGCGGCGGCGATATCATCTTCGCTGAAGCCGAGTGTCTTCAAGAGATCACCGCGCTTGCCGGCGGCGACGTCAGGCGGAAGCTTTAGCACTTCTTCGCAGAGCTCAGGGCCGATCACGAGCGGGTGCACGGCGGCGCGCAGATTGAAGGCGTCGGCGGCGGCTTCTTCGATGGCTTCGAGCGCAGGCTCGGTGAGGCCAAGCTTCTCGAGGCGTTCGAGATTGACGCCCGGCGCGCCGCGCAAGGTACGGCGACCTTCGACGTGAAGCGTGAGCGCGTTGATCTCGTCGGCATTGTAGCCAAGCGTGGCGAGGCCTGCGCGTGCGTCGTCGCTGAGGATGCGGCCGAAACGGCCGTCGTCGCGCTGGCCGAAACCCGCAACGCCTGGCGCGGGTGCGGCGCCAATGGCCGAAACGCCCAAGCGTCGCGCGCTGCCGATGTCGCGCGCAAAGGCGATGGCGACCGAGGTGCGCAAGCCGGCATTTTTGGCGCCGGGGAGTCCGCGATAGATCGTCTGAGCACGCGCGGCGATGGCGCCTTTGAGCGATGCGGCTGCATCACGCGCAACTTTCAGCGACGCTTCTTCAGCGCGCTTCGACTTGCTCCATTCCGGATAGGCTTGCTTCGCATCAGCAAGCGCGGCGCTCTCGGAGATCGCGGTGGCGTGCGCGAGCGCTGCGACCGAGGCGGCGAGCGTGCGTCCTGCATCGCTGTCGTACGCGAGACCGGCGCGCATCAGCAGCGCGGCGACGCCTTCGAGGCGGATGAGGATGGGGCGACGTGGCGCGCCATGTGCGCCGTGCGCAGCGTCGAGCGCTTGCACGAGCGCGCGGATCGCGGCTTCGAAGCCGGCGATGTCGAAGCCCTTGTCGGCATCATGGAAGCGCGCGAGCGCGATGCTGGCGCCGATGACGCTGGTTTCGTCATTCGCGGCAAACGCGCCGGTCGGATCGATGGCGCTGTCGCCAAAGGCGGTCAGCGTATGCGCGCCGGGTTCGGAGGCAGCGATGGCGACACGGCGGCGTGCGGGATCGGCGCCGGCGTCGAGCGCTGCGCTATAGGCGCCGCGGCTCACTGCGCCGGCGAGTGCTGCGAGAATGTCCGCATCGGGTGCGCCCGCGAGGCGCGCGGCGGCGGCTTTGCGGCGTACGCCGCCATTCTCGACGTTCAAACCGTTGCGCACGGCTTCGATGGCGAGATCCGCAAGCGCGGTGTCGAGTGCGCGTGCGCCGGCGGCGAGCGCTGCGCCCGCGCGAATGCGCGCGGCTTCGTCGGCGACAAGCGCTAACGATGCGTCGCCATCAGCGCGCACGAGAATGGAGGCGCCGTCGCGGCCTTCGGGATCGGCCATGCGTGCGGCGGCGTCGAGCGCGTCGAGTGCGGCGGACGAGGGATTGCCGGCGATGCCGATCTTGGCGCCGGCGGCGAGCAAGGTTTGCGCACGCGCGATCGCGCTCAATTCTTCGCGCTTATCTTTGGGCCAATAGAGCAATGCTGCGGAAAGTGCGAGCTCGGCGCCGTCGGCCATTGCTGCGCGCAGGAGCGGTGGATCGAGTGTGACCTGGCCGGCGGCGATCATTGCGTTAAGGCGATCGGCGAGCGTCTTGTCCTCAGCCCAGAACCCAAGCCTTGCGGTAGCCCGCGCTAGCGCTTTGGTGATGCTGGGGCCTGACGGCGTGTCGATGGCGATCCCGGCTTCGAGCGCAGCCTGCACCATTGCCTCGGACCATTGCGCGGGCGCTTGGGCGATCGCGCGCGAATCCTGATCGAAGTCCTGAGCCATCGGAGTCTCCTTCGGGCTCGGAACATACGCTTGCGTCGCGTGTCGGATCAATATCTAGTATGGAACGACCTGGGATTATCCCAAGATATTGTTTCGCACCCGCACTGGACGCCGTGCGGGCGCTTCGTCATATTGCGCCCGCCGCGAACCGGGGCCGCAATACTGGCGCGGAGGAGTCTCATTTCAGCCCATGCTTAAGCGCATCTTCACCTGGTGGAACGGCGCCACGATCGGAGCTCTGGTCGATATCGGTC from Vitreimonas flagellata includes:
- a CDS encoding pentapeptide repeat-containing protein produces the protein MGGPIRVHVLTQFRLLAIAGAALTVAFGGQALAFWPFGGSTRIALSPAYGGVCEDCDLSGRILAGAKMSNSVFNGADFSNAVLTRADASDTEFVAANFTDADLTFVNFTSADVTRATFTRANISGADLAEARGLTQAQLNQACGDAETQAPQGLRVRVCE